In Campylobacter sp. VBCF_01 NA2, one DNA window encodes the following:
- a CDS encoding ABC transporter ATP-binding protein, with the protein MLKTSNLNYQIQNKKILNNINLEFAKGEFYALIGHNGSGKSTLIKLLAAQIKNQSGEISLNGKKIEDYAKKEFAKSVAYLPQILPDASNLTGLELVMAGRYAHGGRYFTDKENDTKIATECLQITDTLKFKDQIVSTLSGGEKSRIFLAMLLAQESDFLLLDEPLAPLDIAHQLSVMALIKKMAKELGKCVIIVIHDINLACSHCDKIIALKGGELILNCPSSEAMSAEKIKEIYGVNAHIIAHPKTNLLTAMF; encoded by the coding sequence GTGTTAAAAACTAGTAATTTGAATTACCAAATACAAAATAAAAAAATTTTAAATAATATAAATTTAGAGTTTGCAAAGGGCGAATTTTACGCTCTCATAGGGCACAATGGCTCTGGCAAATCCACGCTTATCAAGCTTTTAGCCGCACAAATCAAAAATCAAAGTGGCGAAATTTCGCTAAATGGCAAAAAAATCGAAGATTACGCAAAAAAAGAATTTGCCAAAAGTGTTGCTTATTTGCCCCAAATTTTACCAGACGCTTCTAATTTGACGGGCTTGGAGCTAGTTATGGCGGGCAGATATGCGCACGGGGGCAGGTATTTTACGGACAAAGAAAACGACACCAAAATCGCTACCGAGTGCCTACAAATCACAGATACGCTCAAATTTAAAGACCAGATCGTCTCCACACTAAGCGGTGGCGAGAAATCGCGCATTTTCCTAGCCATGCTACTCGCGCAAGAAAGCGATTTTTTGCTACTTGACGAGCCATTAGCGCCCCTAGATATTGCCCACCAGCTAAGCGTCATGGCGCTAATCAAAAAAATGGCAAAAGAGCTTGGCAAATGCGTCATCATCGTGATTCACGACATAAATTTAGCCTGTTCGCACTGCGATAAAATCATCGCACTAAAAGGCGGCGAGCTGATACTAAACTGCCCATCTAGCGAGGCTATGAGCGCAGAAAAAATCAAAGAAATTTATGGCGTAAATGCCCATATAATCGCGCACCCAAAGACAAATTTATTAACGGCGATGTTTTGA
- a CDS encoding c-type cytochrome encodes MRNLIFLLAFFGVCLCAESFITDEEYGAMLYQNPRGIGCDKCHGERGEGQLIAKYEEFNRSNETYYEKSLFAPKINTLSLQELADGIGASKDIMPSYFLTKDEIIIIYKYLKAKNQTQKKDENDKQN; translated from the coding sequence ATGCGAAATTTAATATTTTTACTAGCATTTTTCGGTGTTTGTTTGTGTGCAGAGAGCTTCATCACAGATGAAGAATACGGAGCCATGCTCTATCAAAACCCCCGTGGAATCGGCTGTGATAAGTGCCACGGCGAGCGTGGCGAGGGACAGCTCATCGCAAAATACGAGGAATTTAACCGCTCAAACGAAACCTACTATGAAAAATCCCTTTTTGCACCCAAAATCAACACCCTTTCACTGCAAGAATTAGCCGACGGAATCGGCGCTAGCAAGGACATTATGCCAAGCTATTTTCTTACAAAAGATGAAATTATCATTATTTACAAATATTTAAAAGCCAAAAATCAAACCCAAAAAAAGGACGAAAATGACAAACAAAACTGA
- a CDS encoding AtpZ/AtpI family protein, giving the protein MKYTKNLHKVVPIAYDVSLGISIVVAIAIGVGLGLWLKSLTGSLIVFWVCVCFGIAAAFLNVYKAFKGLNESLKELEDDPKYKAAKENFDDDDWDEKE; this is encoded by the coding sequence ATGAAATACACAAAAAACCTGCACAAGGTCGTCCCGATCGCATACGATGTGAGCCTTGGGATTTCGATAGTCGTCGCAATCGCCATTGGCGTGGGACTTGGGCTATGGCTCAAATCCCTAACCGGCTCGTTAATCGTTTTTTGGGTTTGCGTGTGCTTTGGTATAGCTGCGGCGTTTTTAAATGTCTATAAGGCGTTTAAGGGGCTAAACGAAAGTCTCAAAGAGCTCGAAGACGATCCCAAATACAAGGCCGCAAAAGAGAATTTCGACGATGATGATTGGGACGAAAAAGAGTGA
- a CDS encoding response regulator transcription factor, producing the protein MTKILMIEDDLELAEILSEYLEQYEIDITVADDPFIGLSKLKLENFNLVILDLTLPGMDGLEVCKEIRKTSNLPIIISSARHDLTDKINAFDFGADDYLPKPYNPQELLARIKRHVERYNTGSIKQSGEKTNKDIVVDDFSHIITFKGQPLSLTVAEYDVLSYLVKKEGGAITREELIYNSSSISEESSPKSIDVIVGRIRVKLGETSKTPQYIHAIRGVGYKLVQ; encoded by the coding sequence ATGACAAAAATTTTGATGATAGAAGATGATTTGGAGTTGGCTGAAATTTTAAGCGAATACTTAGAACAATACGAAATCGACATTACCGTCGCAGATGACCCATTTATCGGACTTTCGAAGCTTAAATTAGAAAATTTCAACCTTGTGATTTTAGACCTAACGCTTCCTGGTATGGACGGGCTTGAAGTCTGCAAAGAAATCCGCAAAACCTCGAATTTACCTATTATCATTTCTAGTGCGCGCCACGATTTGACCGATAAAATCAACGCCTTTGATTTCGGCGCAGATGATTATCTACCAAAACCATACAACCCCCAAGAGCTTCTAGCCCGCATTAAACGCCATGTCGAGCGCTACAACACAGGCTCGATCAAACAAAGTGGCGAAAAAACCAACAAAGACATCGTAGTAGATGATTTTTCGCACATTATCACCTTCAAAGGGCAGCCTTTATCGCTGACAGTCGCTGAATATGATGTCCTCTCATATCTAGTCAAAAAAGAAGGCGGAGCAATCACGCGCGAAGAGCTCATTTACAACAGCTCCTCAATCAGCGAAGAATCTTCGCCAAAAAGCATAGATGTCATCGTCGGTCGTATCAGAGTCAAGCTTGGCGAAACCTCCAAGACACCGCAATATATCCACGCAATCAGGGGCGTGGGATACAAGCTCGTGCAATAA
- a CDS encoding acetyl-CoA carboxylase subunit A, with the protein MIHKILIANRGEIAVRVIRACRDLHIKSIAIYTEPDRDCLHVKIADEAYEVGTEPLTGYLDAKKIVEIAKASGADAIHPGYGFLSENYDFAKEVEDAGIIFIGPKPEVIRKMGNKNIARYLMRKNGIPIVPGTEKLNNESMETIKEYARKIGYPVILKSSGGGGGRGIREVWSEEDMEAAFESCTREAKAYFNNDEVFMEKLVVNPRHIEFQIIGDNYGNIIHLCERDCSIQRRHQKIIEIAPCPSISEHLRKTMGITAVAAAKAVNYSNVGTVEFLLDDYNNFYFMEMNTRIQVEHGITEEITGVDIVVRQIRIANGEILELEQSDIKPRGYAIEARITAENVWKNFTPAPGKVEDYYPALGPSVRVDSHIYKGYKIPPFYDSLLAKLIIKTTDYDLAVNKLERALKEFRIEGVRTIIPFLLSISKSREFRLGFFDTSYVEKNLDKILANTKDDFDTKKTEVVAAIASAMREAEI; encoded by the coding sequence ATGATACACAAAATTCTCATAGCAAATCGCGGTGAAATCGCGGTTAGGGTTATTAGAGCATGTAGAGATTTGCACATAAAAAGTATAGCGATTTACACCGAGCCTGACAGAGACTGCTTGCATGTTAAAATTGCTGATGAGGCCTATGAGGTCGGTACAGAACCACTTACTGGGTATTTGGACGCCAAAAAAATCGTAGAAATAGCCAAAGCAAGCGGTGCGGACGCTATCCACCCTGGATATGGATTTTTGAGTGAGAATTATGATTTCGCAAAAGAGGTCGAGGATGCGGGGATTATCTTTATCGGTCCAAAACCAGAAGTTATCCGCAAAATGGGTAATAAAAACATCGCTCGCTATTTAATGCGTAAAAATGGTATTCCTATCGTGCCAGGCACCGAAAAATTAAACAACGAATCAATGGAGACTATCAAAGAATACGCCCGCAAAATCGGTTATCCGGTGATTTTGAAATCAAGCGGCGGCGGTGGAGGGCGTGGAATCCGCGAAGTTTGGAGCGAAGAGGATATGGAAGCGGCGTTTGAATCCTGCACCAGAGAGGCGAAGGCGTATTTTAACAACGATGAAGTTTTTATGGAAAAACTCGTCGTCAATCCGCGCCATATCGAGTTTCAAATCATCGGCGATAATTACGGCAACATTATCCACCTTTGCGAGCGCGATTGCTCAATCCAACGCCGTCACCAAAAAATCATCGAAATCGCCCCGTGCCCGTCGATTAGCGAGCATTTGCGCAAGACCATGGGTATCACCGCAGTAGCCGCAGCTAAGGCTGTGAATTACTCAAATGTCGGCACTGTGGAGTTTTTGCTCGATGATTACAACAATTTCTATTTTATGGAGATGAATACCAGAATTCAAGTCGAGCACGGAATCACCGAGGAAATCACTGGCGTGGATATCGTCGTGCGCCAGATCCGTATCGCAAATGGCGAAATTTTAGAGCTCGAACAAAGCGATATCAAACCGCGCGGTTACGCGATTGAGGCGAGAATTACAGCCGAAAATGTATGGAAAAATTTCACCCCAGCACCTGGCAAGGTCGAGGATTATTACCCAGCTTTGGGACCTAGCGTGCGCGTGGATAGTCATATTTACAAAGGCTATAAAATTCCGCCATTTTATGACTCGCTTTTAGCTAAACTCATTATCAAAACCACAGATTACGACTTGGCGGTAAATAAGCTAGAAAGGGCATTGAAGGAGTTCCGCATAGAGGGTGTGCGCACGATAATCCCATTTTTGCTCTCGATCAGCAAATCGCGTGAGTTTAGATTGGGATTTTTCGATACGAGCTATGTCGAGAAAAATTTGGACAAAATTTTGGCAAATACCAAGGACGATTTCGATACGAAAAAAACCGAAGTCGTCGCTGCAATCGCTTCTGCTATGCGAGAAGCCGAAATTTAG
- a CDS encoding HU family DNA-binding protein: protein MKKADFISIVAEKAGQSKKDTTAVVDKALETIKELLVKGDEISFIGFGSFSIAERAAREGKVPGTNKTYKSPATKVVKFKVGKQLKEAVAASKAKKKK from the coding sequence ATGAAAAAAGCTGATTTTATCAGTATTGTTGCTGAAAAAGCAGGACAAAGCAAAAAAGATACTACAGCAGTAGTAGATAAAGCTCTTGAAACAATTAAAGAGCTATTAGTTAAAGGCGATGAGATTAGTTTCATTGGCTTTGGTTCTTTTAGCATTGCTGAGCGTGCTGCTCGTGAAGGCAAAGTTCCTGGCACAAACAAAACTTACAAATCACCTGCTACAAAAGTAGTTAAATTTAAAGTTGGCAAACAACTTAAAGAGGCTGTTGCTGCTTCAAAAGCTAAAAAGAAAAAATAA
- a CDS encoding arginyltransferase yields the protein MLEIPFCTLDFPCPYLQGKSARNEYIFVKNASYSYNSNLVTHGYRRFGNYFQKPICAGCDECKSLRVDARNFKFSKSHRRVYKKNEKTTLGFSAPILDGEHLELFEIYHNYMSEKKGWPRQNITPEKYYEIYVEGYGNFGKEISYYDEFDRLICVDLIDIVEDGISSIYCYYDPYRSDLSLGKFSLLKQIEIAKKFNLRWIYLGYAVRECPSLKYKFDYQPYQILFSYTDPQEPSLWE from the coding sequence ATGCTTGAAATTCCATTTTGCACGCTCGATTTTCCCTGCCCGTATTTGCAGGGAAAATCAGCTAGAAATGAATACATTTTTGTCAAAAATGCCTCGTATTCTTATAATTCAAATTTAGTCACTCACGGATACAGACGCTTTGGGAATTACTTCCAAAAGCCCATTTGTGCGGGTTGCGATGAGTGTAAAAGCCTGAGAGTAGATGCGAGAAATTTCAAATTTTCCAAATCGCACCGCAGAGTTTATAAAAAAAACGAAAAAACCACTCTTGGCTTTTCAGCACCGATTTTAGACGGCGAGCATTTGGAGCTTTTCGAAATTTATCATAACTATATGAGCGAAAAAAAGGGCTGGCCACGCCAAAATATCACGCCTGAGAAATACTATGAAATTTATGTGGAGGGATATGGAAATTTCGGCAAGGAAATTTCGTATTACGATGAGTTTGACAGGCTGATTTGCGTCGATTTGATCGACATTGTCGAAGATGGGATAAGCTCGATTTATTGCTATTACGACCCATACAGAAGCGATCTTAGCCTTGGGAAATTTTCGCTTTTAAAGCAGATTGAGATTGCGAAAAAATTTAATCTGCGCTGGATATATTTGGGGTATGCAGTGCGTGAGTGTCCGAGCCTAAAATACAAATTCGACTACCAGCCATATCAAATTTTATTTAGCTATACAGACCCGCAGGAGCCTAGTCTATGGGAGTAG
- a CDS encoding ABC transporter substrate-binding protein, with protein sequence MRVVIFLLIFCGAVFGGEKPRIITLDWGVAEILEFLEVDPIAMAEKQSFMLWGGGLGSGANTLDLGLRNQPSLEMIIALKPDFVLLPSFFAGHEKTISKYAKTRIIDVYKDGNLEDNLNAAVLEVAKILDCEERAKILLAKNNEFFEKMKKELENFTTPVLVVQFIDAAHIRIYGANSLYGVVLAKLGITNLAPSNLSYNLWGIASAHVSALYEVEQGAKLVIIEPNRVDINSQIASNGIYKNLQILQNRAQIEAVWSAGAWPSMQKFANLLSEILKNDANSANSKISPNLANLSNSANSKISQKSANE encoded by the coding sequence ATGAGAGTGGTTATATTTTTGCTGATTTTTTGCGGCGCAGTATTTGGGGGCGAAAAACCGCGTATAATCACGCTAGATTGGGGTGTGGCGGAGATTTTGGAGTTTTTAGAAGTTGATCCAATCGCGATGGCAGAAAAGCAGAGTTTTATGCTCTGGGGTGGTGGGCTAGGTAGTGGTGCAAATACCCTAGATTTGGGGCTTAGAAACCAGCCGAGTTTGGAGATGATAATAGCTTTGAAGCCTGATTTTGTGCTTTTGCCATCGTTTTTTGCGGGGCACGAAAAAACCATTTCAAAATACGCCAAAACCCGCATTATCGATGTTTATAAAGACGGAAATTTGGAAGACAACCTAAACGCGGCTGTTTTGGAAGTGGCGAAAATTTTGGATTGCGAAGAGAGGGCGAAAATTTTACTTGCCAAAAACAACGAATTTTTCGAAAAAATGAAAAAAGAGCTAGAAAATTTCACCACGCCTGTTTTAGTCGTGCAGTTTATCGACGCGGCTCACATTAGGATTTATGGCGCAAACAGCCTGTATGGCGTGGTTTTGGCTAAACTTGGGATTACAAATTTGGCTCCAAGTAATTTATCATATAATCTCTGGGGTATCGCGAGTGCCCATGTAAGCGCACTTTATGAAGTGGAGCAGGGCGCAAAGCTCGTAATAATCGAGCCAAACAGAGTTGATATAAACTCGCAAATCGCCTCAAATGGGATTTATAAAAATTTGCAAATTTTGCAAAATCGCGCGCAAATAGAGGCTGTGTGGAGCGCTGGTGCGTGGCCAAGTATGCAAAAATTTGCAAATTTGCTGAGTGAAATTTTGAAAAATGATGCAAATTCGGCGAATTCCAAAATTTCGCCAAATTTGGCAAATTTATCAAATTCTGCAAATTCTAAAATTTCGCAAAAGAGCGCAAATGAATAA
- a CDS encoding ArsS family sensor histidine kinase codes for MKFRSSIFYTITFIFALATIGVSLALIWLIGYDKQNYTRELNTKYSIVARSHLYQMSRLISQNEFQRQIANFEFSSINDENFIKQLNENGEILDSISADIGSADIIMYNRKHYLKITHANEVRILNDKEYQPYRYDIFRAIYGGILVIILLAYIFIIRKIKPLRKLKRQIDKFATGDLNIANVATGTDEISEVSRAFYGAVTQINKLNESRHLFLRNIMHELKTPITKGRITVEMIEKNKYQERLLSVFERLEDLINEFAAVERATSGIPLGERGIYSAKEIINEALKIAMIGENLVTINAPEDLKFNVDLKLFSIAVKNLIDNAIKYSTDRHVIINVGATFDFISNSPELEQDFEHYKEAFSKGSNAKQSFGLGLYIVDNIAKSHGLAFKYRRENETNIFYFDNMSEILL; via the coding sequence ATGAAATTTAGATCTTCGATTTTTTATACCATTACATTTATTTTCGCGCTTGCGACGATTGGCGTATCGCTCGCACTCATTTGGCTCATCGGATATGATAAACAAAACTACACCAGAGAGCTAAACACAAAATACTCCATAGTCGCGCGCTCGCACCTATACCAGATGAGTAGGCTCATCTCGCAAAACGAATTCCAAAGACAAATCGCAAATTTCGAATTTTCTAGCATTAATGACGAAAATTTTATAAAGCAACTAAACGAAAATGGCGAAATTTTAGATAGTATTTCGGCTGACATCGGCTCGGCTGATATTATAATGTATAACCGCAAACACTACCTCAAAATCACTCACGCAAACGAGGTTAGAATTTTAAACGACAAAGAATACCAACCATATCGCTACGATATTTTTAGGGCGATTTATGGCGGAATTTTGGTGATTATTTTGCTCGCATACATTTTTATTATACGCAAAATCAAACCACTTCGCAAGCTAAAACGCCAAATCGATAAATTTGCCACAGGCGATCTAAATATCGCAAATGTCGCCACAGGCACAGACGAAATCTCCGAGGTTTCGCGCGCGTTTTACGGCGCAGTTACGCAGATCAACAAACTAAACGAATCGCGCCACCTATTTTTGCGAAACATCATGCACGAGCTAAAAACGCCCATTACCAAAGGTCGCATAACCGTCGAAATGATCGAAAAAAACAAATATCAAGAGCGCTTGTTATCGGTATTTGAAAGGCTAGAAGATTTGATTAACGAATTTGCCGCAGTCGAAAGGGCGACTTCTGGGATTCCGCTTGGAGAGCGTGGAATTTACTCAGCCAAAGAAATCATAAACGAAGCCCTAAAAATCGCAATGATAGGCGAAAATTTAGTAACCATAAATGCGCCAGAGGATTTGAAATTTAATGTAGATTTGAAGCTGTTTTCAATCGCTGTGAAAAATCTAATCGACAACGCAATCAAATACTCCACCGACCGCCATGTCATCATAAATGTCGGAGCGACCTTTGATTTTATCAGCAATTCGCCAGAGTTAGAGCAGGATTTCGAGCATTACAAAGAGGCATTTTCCAAGGGCTCAAACGCCAAACAAAGCTTCGGTCTTGGGCTATACATCGTCGATAATATCGCCAAATCGCATGGTTTAGCCTTTAAATACCGCAGAGAAAATGAGACAAATATCTTTTATTTTGATAATATGAGTGAAATTTTACTCTAA
- the hemL gene encoding glutamate-1-semialdehyde 2,1-aminomutase, whose protein sequence is MTNKTEFAKAMKFIPGGVDSPVRAFGSVGGEPFMVKKGKGAYIYDVEGRKYLDFVQSWGPLIFGHADKDIQKAVCDAAKFGLSFGAPSPLETKLAKLVLDKFPFLDKIRFTSSGTEATMSAIRLARAYSGKDGIIKFAGCYHGHSDSLLVKAGSGATTFGYSSSAGVPEDIAKNTFVAVYNDIQSVKAIVKANDIGTIIIEPIAGNMGLVPAKAEFLSELRKICDEKKIVLIMDEVMSGFRASARGSYDVYGIEGDIVTFGKVIGGGMSVAAFAGKSEIMDLISPLGGVYQAGTLSGNPVAMAAGIASLSKIYAKKNLYKDLNSLAKRFINGLSKAAKKHGIALQTACVGSMFGYFFNENEVNNYDDALKSDTKRFAKFHREMIKRGVFLAPSQFETGFICEAMSKKDIDFAIKMADEAMANL, encoded by the coding sequence ATGACAAACAAAACTGAATTTGCAAAGGCTATGAAATTTATCCCAGGTGGCGTTGATTCGCCTGTTCGCGCATTTGGAAGCGTAGGTGGCGAGCCATTTATGGTAAAAAAGGGCAAAGGCGCATATATCTACGATGTCGAGGGCAGAAAATACCTTGATTTCGTGCAAAGTTGGGGTCCGCTAATTTTCGGACATGCCGATAAAGATATCCAAAAAGCGGTTTGCGATGCAGCGAAATTTGGACTAAGTTTTGGCGCACCAAGCCCGCTAGAAACGAAACTTGCTAAGCTTGTTTTAGATAAATTTCCATTTTTGGATAAAATTCGCTTCACTAGCAGTGGCACAGAGGCCACAATGAGTGCAATCCGCCTAGCGCGCGCTTACAGCGGAAAAGACGGCATAATAAAATTCGCTGGTTGCTACCACGGACACAGCGACTCGCTTTTGGTCAAGGCAGGTTCAGGGGCAACTACATTTGGGTATTCAAGCAGTGCTGGCGTGCCAGAAGATATCGCTAAAAACACATTTGTCGCTGTTTATAACGATATCCAAAGCGTCAAAGCGATTGTCAAAGCCAATGATATCGGCACCATAATCATCGAACCAATCGCTGGAAATATGGGCTTGGTGCCTGCAAAAGCCGAATTTTTAAGCGAACTTCGCAAAATTTGCGACGAGAAAAAAATCGTGCTAATCATGGACGAGGTAATGAGCGGATTTCGCGCTAGTGCGCGCGGAAGCTACGATGTGTATGGCATAGAGGGCGATATCGTAACCTTTGGCAAGGTAATCGGTGGGGGTATGAGCGTGGCAGCCTTTGCCGGAAAGTCTGAAATCATGGATCTAATCAGTCCTCTTGGCGGTGTTTATCAAGCAGGCACGCTAAGCGGAAACCCAGTGGCAATGGCGGCTGGAATTGCGAGTTTGAGTAAAATTTATGCTAAGAAAAATTTATACAAAGATTTAAATTCACTCGCCAAACGCTTTATAAACGGCCTTAGCAAAGCCGCCAAAAAGCATGGTATCGCGCTTCAAACGGCTTGTGTGGGAAGTATGTTTGGGTATTTTTTCAACGAAAATGAGGTGAATAACTACGATGACGCGCTCAAATCCGACACTAAGCGTTTTGCGAAATTTCACCGCGAAATGATAAAACGGGGCGTATTTTTGGCGCCAAGTCAGTTCGAAACTGGCTTTATTTGCGAGGCAATGAGCAAAAAAGATATAGATTTTGCCATAAAAATGGCAGATGAAGCAATGGCAAATTTGTAA